From the Drosophila simulans strain w501 chromosome 2L, Prin_Dsim_3.1, whole genome shotgun sequence genome, the window GTGCCCAGCATGGCCATCGAAAAGGTGTACATATACAACAACACCTCGATCATCCAGGACGAGGTACTGGCCCATCGAATGGGTCTACTTCCGCTGCGGGCTGATCCCCGGCTATTCGCATACCGTACCGAGGAGAGTACTGAGGCGGGGACCGAGCAGGATACGCTTGAATTTGAGTTGAAGGTGAAGTGCTCGCGGCGACGGGATGCTGGAAAGGATCAGTCCAACTTCGATGACATTTACAAAAACCACAAAGTGTACTCGGGTCATCTGAAGTGGCTGCCGAAAGGAAAGCAGGCGCAGATTTACAGCGAGAGTGCTGTGAACTGTATTCACGATGACATACTGATTGCCCAATTGCGACCGGGTCACGAGTTGGATCTGCGCCTGGTGGCGGTTAAGGGACTTGGACGGGATCACGCGAAGTTCTCGCCGGTGGCCACGGCCACCTACCGACTGCTGCCCCTGATAAAGCTGAACCGCGAGGTGACCGGAAAGGATGCGTACCTATTACAGAACTGTTTCTCACCAGGAGTAATTGGCATCGACGAGAATGAAACTGCCTATGTAAAGGATGCGCGCTACGACACGTGCAGCCGAAATGTGTATCGCTATCCCCAGCTAAACGACGCTGTGACTTTGGCCCGTATCCGAGATCACTACATTTTCTCCGTGGAATCAGTCGGCGCACTGAAGCCCGATGTCATCTTCCTGGAGGCGGTCAAGGTATTGAAGAGAAAGTGTCGGGCGCTTATCGACGAAATTGAGGCAGAatagttatttatttagttgttaaagaaattatattatgtacataagACAGCTTGATATAAATTGTAAGCCTACGAAGATCGTGCTTGGTCTTTCTTGCGCTTAAGCACCTTTAAGCGAAATTCCGTAAGGACCACCTGCAGACGCTCTTGGCACATTAGCGCGTCCTCCAGGTCCATGTTGTTCAGCTGCAGGGCCAAACTCTTGCCAAACAAGTCAAATTCGCTAATAATGGTGTCTTCCGTCATCGCGTTGACTTGAAATTCGTTATTAATCTCCGGATCTTCCGGCTTGAGCTGCATCATCTCTTCCTCGTAGACCACCTCTTGGTCCTGGAGATCTGTTTCATGCTGTTGTGCTTCGAGAAACTCGTTCTCAACCACAAATTCCTGCTCCTGATAGGGCTGATCGGTTCTGAGTAAATCATCCAGGATTGAGTCGTTCGAGGCAAtttcgtcctcctcctcctcctcctcttcatccTCCTCCATGCTCTCCACCTTCATCTCGTTCTTCATCTTTTGCAGCATTTTGCTTCTTGGCTTTTGCCGCGGATAGGTCTTTGATTTGGCTTTGGACTTTGCTTTGGATGAAATTATGGATGCCTCCAAGTCCGGGTCATGCTCATCTTTGTCAAGTTCACCCTTGACCATGTTCTGTAGGTATAAATgcaaaggagttgttagtTTTATGTAAATTACCAATGAGATGAGCATTTTGGAGCGATAAGTTGTGCATCGCATAGCAAATAAATCCATCGATAGACTGGTTAACCATTTTTGCACAGGAAGTAGGCAATGGAATAATTAACGAAAAATATAgcaaaaatgcacacaaaaatCGTGTGTGAAATTTAGTTTGGATcgcaaaatattgaaattgaatcaaTAATGGACACGGGTCATTCCAATTGCTTATGCACAAACCCAATCCCACCTTGGCAAGAATGTTGTGGTACTTGGAACTTTCCTGGTGTTTCCGCGTTACGAGGTGCTGCTTGATGGACGCCAGTCTGGCGAGGACATTGATGTCGCAGATCTTGCAGTGCGCCGAGTAACCATCGTTACTAGATGCGAGCCAGCTGGAGAGCTCTGGATATTTCTCCCACTCTGTGCGATAGCGTTGGTGGTACAGTCGCTTCACCTTCTTGTCCTCATCAGTCTTGTAACCCTTCAGCATTGTGATCGCTTTCGGATGAAGGCGGTTGTCAGATTGCTTGAAAAGTGTTCTTTGAAAGATGAGCGCCAAAAGAGCAGTCTTTAATAGCTGATGGTGGTAAATATTTTGGTATATTCCAAAAATTTGCGACGCGAAAAAAATCTGAAAGTCGATGCGGTGTGACTGTAATCTAATACGTTATAATACCAGCTATCAAATTCAGGGTTGCGACGTAGAAGTTGCTGCGCAACGGTCACACTGAgctgttttgtttatataaataattattgccTCCGAGCTTATACTTAAGACTTTTATGGTCGTGTTATGAGTACATTTTGAATATCTTTTACTTGAACAtggtttaaattaatttagcttgagattttaaataaaatattcttcCATGGTTTGGGTCTCAGGTAAAGTTTAAACGTCAAATACGGCCACACTACACACTCATCGATGGGATGACAAAATAGagaaaaaactttta encodes:
- the LOC6731026 gene encoding DNA-directed RNA polymerases I and III subunit RPAC1, with amino-acid sequence MASKTRKEPLLYMEEYRVKQDPQDYGLADDVFSIQAFKEKLHIKIVRNDEDGLEFDLIGVYPAIANAFRRLMLSDVPSMAIEKVYIYNNTSIIQDEVLAHRMGLLPLRADPRLFAYRTEESTEAGTEQDTLEFELKVKCSRRRDAGKDQSNFDDIYKNHKVYSGHLKWLPKGKQAQIYSESAVNCIHDDILIAQLRPGHELDLRLVAVKGLGRDHAKFSPVATATYRLLPLIKLNREVTGKDAYLLQNCFSPGVIGIDENETAYVKDARYDTCSRNVYRYPQLNDAVTLARIRDHYIFSVESVGALKPDVIFLEAVKVLKRKCRALIDEIEAE
- the LOC6731027 gene encoding U3 small nucleolar RNA-associated protein 25 homolog isoform X2 → MLKGYKTDEDKKVKRLYHQRYRTEWEKYPELSSWLASSNDGYSAHCKICDINVLARLASIKQHLVTRKHQNMVKGELDKDEHDPDLEASIISSKAKSKAKSKTYPRQKPRSKMLQKMKNEMKVESMEEDEEEEEEEDEIASNDSILDDLLRTDQPYQEQEFVVENEFLEAQQHETDLQDQEVVYEEEMMQLKPEDPEINNEFQVNAMTEDTIISEFDLFGKSLALQLNNMDLEDALMCQERLQVVLTEFRLKVLKRKKDQARSS
- the LOC6731027 gene encoding uncharacterized protein LOC6731027 isoform X1, with translation MLKGYKTDEDKKVKRLYHQRYRTEWEKYPELSSWLASSNDGYSAHCKICDINVLARLASIKQHLVTRKHQESSKYHNILAKNMVKGELDKDEHDPDLEASIISSKAKSKAKSKTYPRQKPRSKMLQKMKNEMKVESMEEDEEEEEEEDEIASNDSILDDLLRTDQPYQEQEFVVENEFLEAQQHETDLQDQEVVYEEEMMQLKPEDPEINNEFQVNAMTEDTIISEFDLFGKSLALQLNNMDLEDALMCQERLQVVLTEFRLKVLKRKKDQARSS